In Canis lupus familiaris isolate Mischka breed German Shepherd chromosome 24, alternate assembly UU_Cfam_GSD_1.0, whole genome shotgun sequence, a single genomic region encodes these proteins:
- the CCN5 gene encoding CCN family member 5, whose translation MRGTPQTLLLAFSLLCLLSKVCAQLCPTPCACPWPPPRCPPGVPLVLDGCSCCRVCARRLGEPCDHLHVCDPSQGLVCQPRAGPGGRGALCLWGDDEGSCEVNGRVYQDGETFQPHCRIRCHCEDGGFTCVPLCSEDVRLPSWDCPHPRRVEVPGRCCPEWVCDRGGELGTQPLPAQGPQFSGLAAPPPPGVPCPEWSTAWGPCSTTCGLGVATRVSNQNLLCRLETQRRLCLPRPCPPARGRSPWNSTF comes from the exons ATGAGAGGCACACCACAGACCCTTCTTCTggccttctccctcctctgcctcctctcaaAG GTGTGTGCTCAGCTGTGCCCAACACCATGTGCCTGCCCCTGGCCACCACCCCGATGTCCACCGGGGGTGCCCCTGGTGCTGGATGGCTGTAGCTGCTGCCGGGTGTGTGCGCGGCGGCTGGGGGAGCCCTGTGACCACCTCCACGTCTGCGACCCCAGCCAGGGTCTGGTTTGCCAGCCCAGGGCGGGCCCTGGTGGCCGAGGGGCCCTGTGCCTCT GGGGAGACGATGAAGGGAGCTGTGAGGTGAACGGCCGCGTGTACCAGGACGGGGAGACCTTCCAGCCCCACTGCAGGATCCGCTGCCACTGTGAGGACGGCGGCTTCACCTGTGTGCCGCTGTGCAGTGAGGACGTCCGGCTGCCCAGCTGGGACTGCCCGCATCCCCGGAGGGTTGAGGTCCCCGGCAGGTGCTGCCCTGAGTGGGTGTGCGAccggggaggggagctggggacccagcccctcccagcccaAG gACCCCAGTTTTCTGGCCttgctgctcccccaccccctggagtCCCCTGCCCAGAATGGAGCACAGCCTGGGGCCCCTGTTCAACCACCTGCGGGCTGGGCGTGGCCACTCGGGTATCCAACCAGAACCTCCTCTGCCGACTGGAGACCCAGCGCCGCCTCTGCCTGCCCAGGCCCTGTCCACCTGCAAGGGGCCGCAGCCCATGGAACAGTACCTTTTAG
- the KCNK15 gene encoding potassium channel subfamily K member 15 — protein sequence MRQQSVRTAALILCILSYLLVGAAVFDALESEAERGRQRLLAQKRGELRRKYGFSAEDDRELERLARQAEPHRAGRQWKFAGSFYFAITVITTIGYGHAAPGTDSGKVFCMFYALLGIPLTLVTFQSLGERLNALVRRLLLAAKRCLGLRRPRVSPENMVVAGLLGCAATLALGAAAFAHFEGWTFFHAYYYCFITLTTIGFGDFVALQSGEALQRKPPYVAFSFLYILLGLTVIGAFLNLVVLRFLAASAEAPERAARRPGPLRAGAPESRGRSPPRRPRARARGSASVSSRAQRPQPGARDNLGFSPPSSPGAVGGGAAGRPPARRKSI from the exons ATGAGGCAGCAGAGCGTGCGCACGGCCGCGCTCATCCTGTGCATCCTGTCCTACCTGCTGGTGGGCGCCGCGGTCTTCGACGCGCTCGAGTCCGAGGCGGAGCGCGGCCGGCAGCGGCTGCTGGCCCAGAAGCGCGGCGAGCTCCGCAGGAAGTACGGCTTCTCGGCCGAGGACGACCGCGAGCTGGAGCGCCTGGCGCGGCAGGCCGAGCCGCACCGCGCCGGCCGCCAGTGGAAGTTCGCCGGCTCCTTCTACTTCGCCATCACCGTCATCACCACCATCG ggTACGGCCACGCGGCGCCGGGCACGGACTCGGGCAAGGTCTTCTGCATGTTCTACGCGCTCCTGGGCATCCCCCTGACGCTGGTCACCTTCCAGAGCCTGGGCGAGCGCCTGAACGCGCTGGTGCGGCGCCTCCTGCTGGCGGCCAAGCGCTGCCTGGGCCTGCGGCGGCCGCGCGTGTCCCCCGAGAACATGGTGGTGGCCGGGCTGCTGGGGTGCGCCGCCACCCTGGCCCTCGGGGCCGCCGCCTTCGCGCACTTCGAGGGCTGGACCTTCTTCCACGCCTACTACTACTGCTTCATCACCCTCACCACCATCGGCTTCGGCGACTTCGTGGCGCTGCAGAGCGGCGAGGCGCTGCAGAGGAAGCCGCCCTACGTGGCCTTCAGCTTCCTCTACATCCTCCTGGGGCTCACGGTCATCGGCGCCTTCCTCAACCTCGTGGTCCTGCGCTTCCTGGCGGCCAGCGCCGAGGCGCCCGagcgcgccgcccgccgccccggcccgctCCGCGCGGGGGCGCCCGAGAGCCGCggccgctccccgccccgccgcccccgggcccgcGCCCGCGGCTCCGCCTCGGTCTCCTCCCGCGCGCAGCGGCCGCAGCCGGGGGCCCGCGACAACCTGGGCTTCTCGCCTCCCTCGAGCCCCGGGGCCgtgggcggcggcgcggcgggcaGGCCCCCGGCCCGGCGGAAGTCCATCTGA